The following proteins come from a genomic window of Synechococcus sp. BIOS-E4-1:
- a CDS encoding glycoside hydrolase family 10 protein — MLSICIAAPASAQLPSVQPRRTLGVWLTNSPSRLYYDRQSLIRAMDELKAAGFNAIYPNVWSRGTTFHRSRFAPVEPALKKAGLQLDPICTLSEQAHQRGMKVIPWFEYGLMEPADSTIVRQQPEWVLARADGNTVMTMHGKEMVWLNPAHPEVRERFIGLVVEVMKRCRMDGLQLDDHFAWPVELGYDPFTSALYETQTGSPPPKDHTNRYWMTWRRRQLTGLLRELRDRLEKESLPQRISLSPGPFRFAYNHWLQDWELWAVGELIDDLVVQNYAYSLKGFAKDLNQPALRKARQWGLPVQIGVLAGFGKRTTPIPVLTEKKRLSNEQGYGVIYFYWEGLWGAHSGKEGSKFRRDALQKLGSQNQ; from the coding sequence ATGTTGAGCATCTGCATTGCAGCTCCAGCATCAGCACAGCTGCCCTCAGTTCAACCCAGGCGCACGCTGGGAGTATGGCTGACCAACAGCCCAAGCCGTCTCTACTACGACCGTCAAAGCCTCATCCGGGCAATGGATGAACTGAAGGCGGCAGGATTCAATGCCATCTATCCCAATGTGTGGAGTCGCGGTACCACCTTTCATCGCAGTCGTTTCGCACCGGTTGAACCGGCCTTGAAGAAAGCCGGGCTTCAGCTAGACCCCATCTGCACCCTGAGTGAACAGGCGCATCAACGCGGGATGAAGGTCATCCCATGGTTTGAATACGGACTGATGGAGCCGGCTGATTCGACAATCGTTCGTCAACAGCCTGAATGGGTCTTAGCACGAGCTGACGGCAACACCGTCATGACCATGCACGGCAAGGAAATGGTGTGGCTCAACCCCGCCCATCCTGAGGTGCGCGAACGTTTCATCGGCCTGGTGGTGGAGGTGATGAAACGCTGCCGGATGGACGGTCTCCAACTGGATGACCACTTCGCATGGCCGGTGGAACTGGGATACGACCCCTTCACCTCTGCTTTGTATGAAACGCAGACCGGATCTCCGCCACCCAAGGATCACACCAATCGCTATTGGATGACCTGGAGACGTCGTCAACTGACAGGCCTGTTGAGAGAACTGAGAGATCGATTGGAGAAGGAGTCACTCCCACAACGCATCAGTCTCTCGCCAGGACCTTTTCGATTTGCCTACAACCACTGGCTGCAGGACTGGGAGCTCTGGGCCGTTGGAGAATTGATTGATGATCTGGTCGTCCAGAACTATGCCTATTCACTCAAGGGGTTTGCCAAAGATCTCAATCAACCCGCATTGCGCAAAGCACGTCAGTGGGGGTTGCCCGTACAGATCGGAGTTCTTGCTGGTTTCGGGAAAAGAACCACACCAATCCCTGTACTTACGGAAAAAAAGCGACTCAGCAACGAGCAAGGTTATGGGGTGATTTACTTCTACTGGGAGGGATTGTGGGGCGCACATAGCGGCAAGGAGGGTTCAAAGTTTCGCCGAGATGCCTTGCAGAAATTGGGCTCTCAGAACCAGTAA
- a CDS encoding MFS transporter, whose amino-acid sequence MSRPTTLKTIKICLVGLADPDGVSGLLAMTNQTVKRSQTLRLVFLTLVNDRVARTLINCILPYIVVRFHLSGLMLGLIMASITLTSAVSAPIAGRLSDRCGRRKILLGCLGISTVGMSIFGFASTVPALFTGRLVDGIGGGSEATSEAVIADITPRKDQTKTFGLVAMASAIGLIAGPGLGGLFASLNVRLPVWIASIMLFLNVILIAAGFQETRCSDSPKQPFALPERSWPKLIGLAYTLLMMAGYGGLYAASLMLHGVNKVNVSTAGFVFSFAGLLCVLQQWLILPRLSRHCSDHGIFRIGCCLNIAGAAVIWAVQIPSSFVTTLVGVSLMSMGLALTSAAICSLFARGSSSGQAMGTLQLLKDLGIGIGPPLVGYAFDMVLRGAFLLVVLLALVGFVVDLMAPRQPQIDSLLSAP is encoded by the coding sequence ATGTCACGTCCTACGACATTGAAGACCATCAAGATCTGTCTGGTAGGACTGGCAGATCCTGATGGCGTATCGGGGCTTTTGGCGATGACCAATCAAACCGTGAAACGCTCCCAAACGCTGCGACTGGTGTTTTTAACCCTGGTCAACGACCGGGTGGCACGCACACTGATCAATTGCATCCTTCCTTACATCGTCGTTCGCTTTCACTTGTCCGGTCTGATGCTTGGGCTGATCATGGCGAGCATCACACTGACCTCAGCGGTTTCGGCTCCAATCGCTGGAAGGTTGAGCGATCGTTGTGGCCGTCGAAAGATCCTGCTTGGCTGCCTGGGCATCAGCACCGTCGGCATGTCCATTTTTGGCTTTGCCTCAACTGTTCCTGCTCTGTTCACCGGCCGTTTGGTCGACGGCATCGGTGGTGGCAGCGAAGCGACTTCGGAGGCCGTGATCGCGGACATCACGCCTCGCAAAGATCAGACGAAAACTTTCGGTCTAGTCGCCATGGCCAGCGCCATTGGCCTGATTGCTGGCCCAGGGCTGGGAGGTCTCTTCGCAAGTCTCAATGTGCGCCTGCCTGTCTGGATCGCCAGCATCATGTTGTTCCTTAACGTGATTTTGATCGCTGCTGGATTTCAGGAAACCAGGTGCTCTGATTCACCTAAGCAACCATTTGCTTTGCCAGAACGTTCCTGGCCGAAACTGATTGGTCTTGCTTACACCCTCCTGATGATGGCTGGTTATGGCGGCCTCTATGCAGCAAGTCTGATGTTGCACGGTGTAAACAAGGTGAATGTCAGCACCGCTGGATTTGTGTTCAGTTTTGCAGGATTGCTCTGCGTGCTTCAGCAGTGGCTGATTCTTCCTCGTCTAAGTCGACATTGCAGTGACCATGGAATCTTTCGAATTGGCTGCTGCTTAAATATTGCTGGAGCTGCGGTGATCTGGGCAGTCCAGATTCCATCGAGCTTTGTCACCACTTTGGTGGGTGTCAGCCTGATGTCGATGGGCTTGGCTCTGACTTCTGCTGCGATTTGCTCCTTGTTTGCCCGCGGTTCCTCCTCAGGCCAGGCTATGGGGACACTCCAATTGTTAAAGGACCTCGGGATTGGAATTGGCCCGCCGCTCGTGGGTTACGCCTTTGATATGGTTCTTCGAGGTGCATTCCTGCTGGTTGTATTGCTTGCTCTGGTCGGATTCGTAGTGGATTTGATGGCACCAAGACAGCCACAGATCGACTCACTTTTGAGTGCGCCCTGA